GGCAGACGTGTTGGCTCTGGATGCGAACGGCGGCCTTCGCTTCGCGTTGGAAGCGAGCGCCCGCCTCAGGATGTTCCGCAAACTCCGGGAGCAGGAACTTGATTGCGACTTGTTGATCGAGAACTTGGTGCATCGCTGCAACGACGACGCCCATCCCTCCGATGCCGAGCACACGCTCCACGCGGTACTTGTCCGCGATGACGTCTCCAACTTTGACCGGCGTGCCCGTGTTCATACTCGTCCCCACGCGCCGGGCCCCTGACCCGGTGAGATCGTCGCTTGGCTCTTCAGACTCTGTGAGCTTCGCTGACTGATCGATCGACATAGGATGCACATGGATACGGGTTAGACGCTTGACAAGATCGTCTGGGGTGGCGTTTTGCCAGGTTTAACCGACGATCCAGCCTCGACGCTGTAGGGTGATGTCGGCGCAACGTGGCCAAGAACACCCGCGCCCCCTCTCTCGGATGAAAGAGGCATCGGTCCGCGGCGCTGAGTGCGCAAGGCGGCGCTCCAAGAGTGTTCCAAACGAGTGGGGCAGGAGCTGGTTTCATCGTCAAGCGACGCGGGTTTCCTTTCGCGTGGCGGGCGTGGCGATCGGGAACGTTGATCTCGAGGCACCGGTTTACTTCTGAGCGGCGTCCGTGCGAGCGTGCAGCGCATGCCAGGCCTCCCGAATCGGCGCGCTATCACCGGCTTTTCTGCGATTGGCGCGTGTTGCCTGACACTTTGCCTGAGCGCATGTGAGCGGCAGCCCAGTCAGGCGGCCAACCCCGCGCCTCCAGCGCCTGAGGCCACCCCGCTACCTGAAGCCAGCATGCACGCGCCGGACGCGCCGCCACCTCCTCCGCCGACGCCAGAAGAGCACGCGGCGGATTTGGCGAAGCGGTTCATCATCCTCGACGGCCATGTCGACGTCCCGCACCGACTGTTCTCGCAGAAGGAGGACGGCAAGCCAGTAGCGGATGTCTCTGAGAAGACGGATGAGGGCAACTTCGACTACCCGCGGGCGCGCGAAGGTGGTCTCGATGCTCCGTTCATGAGCATCTACGTCGCCGCCCGCTACGAGCGCAACGGCGCGTACAAGCACGCGGAGGAGCTCATCGACATGGTGGAGAACCTCGCGCGCACCCACAGCGACAAATTCGCGTTGGCGAAATCGCCAGCCGAAGTCCGAGCGAATTTCCAGGCGGGAAAAGTGTCGCTGCCGATGGGCATGGAGAACGGTTCGCCGATCGAAGGCAAGCTCAGCAACGTCGAGTATTTTCAGAAGCGGGGCATCCGCTACATCACCCTCGCCCACTCCAAAGACAATCACATCTCTGATTCGTCGTACGACGACCGCCACGTGAACAAGGGACTGAGCGCGTTCGGCAAGCAAGTCGTCAAGGAGATGAACCGCGTCGGCATCATGATCGACGTCTCCCACATCTCCGACGACGCGTTCTGGCAGGTGATGGCGCTGAGCAAGGTGCCAGCCATCGCGAGCCACTCGAGCTGCCGTCACTACACCCCCGACTGGCCGCGCAACATGTCCGACGAGATGATCCAGGCGCTGGCGAAAGCAGGCGGCGTGATTCAGATCAACTTCGGCTCGGGCTTCATCGACGACGAAGCACGCAAGCAGAGTTCGAAACTCTGGAACGTCTTGGGCGTACAGGCGAAGGCCAAACACCTAGTGCATGGCACGTCTGCCTATTCGGCGTTCGCAGAAGACTTCTGGAAGACGCACCCGATCAAGCGCGCCACCGTGGAGCAGGTCGCTGATCACGTCGAGCACGTCGTGAAAATCGCCGGAGTCGATCACGTGGGCCTGGGGTCTGACTTCGATGGGGTTGGCGACACGCTCCCAATCGGTCTCGAAGACGCCTCCGCCTATCCGAACCTGATCAAGGTGCTGATCGAACGCGGCTGGAGCGACGCGGACATCGAAAAGCTGTGCTCGGGCAATGTGCTCCGAGTCTGGCAAAAAACCGAAGACTACGCCGCTGCCCAGCGAAAGCCCTGAGCCGCCAAGCTCGCCCGCCCCCTG
This Polyangiaceae bacterium DNA region includes the following protein-coding sequences:
- a CDS encoding membrane dipeptidase — translated: MPGLPNRRAITGFSAIGACCLTLCLSACERQPSQAANPAPPAPEATPLPEASMHAPDAPPPPPPTPEEHAADLAKRFIILDGHVDVPHRLFSQKEDGKPVADVSEKTDEGNFDYPRAREGGLDAPFMSIYVAARYERNGAYKHAEELIDMVENLARTHSDKFALAKSPAEVRANFQAGKVSLPMGMENGSPIEGKLSNVEYFQKRGIRYITLAHSKDNHISDSSYDDRHVNKGLSAFGKQVVKEMNRVGIMIDVSHISDDAFWQVMALSKVPAIASHSSCRHYTPDWPRNMSDEMIQALAKAGGVIQINFGSGFIDDEARKQSSKLWNVLGVQAKAKHLVHGTSAYSAFAEDFWKTHPIKRATVEQVADHVEHVVKIAGVDHVGLGSDFDGVGDTLPIGLEDASAYPNLIKVLIERGWSDADIEKLCSGNVLRVWQKTEDYAAAQRKP